A window of the Gordonia humi genome harbors these coding sequences:
- a CDS encoding PPOX class F420-dependent oxidoreductase, whose protein sequence is MTTVGEIAEAKYVMLTTYRKTGEAVASPLWAVRDGADLVMWTVADSWKVKRLRRDNRVLVQKCDARGSKTLGDQAAGIGIVNDDGARAADLIVKKYGVLGRLTVLGSRLRRGAAGTVEIRVRDVV, encoded by the coding sequence ATGACCACCGTCGGGGAGATCGCCGAAGCCAAGTACGTCATGCTGACGACCTATCGCAAGACCGGCGAGGCCGTGGCCTCTCCGCTGTGGGCGGTGCGTGACGGGGCCGACCTCGTCATGTGGACGGTCGCCGACTCGTGGAAGGTCAAGCGGCTACGTCGCGACAACCGGGTCCTCGTCCAGAAGTGCGACGCGCGTGGATCGAAGACCCTCGGGGATCAGGCCGCCGGCATCGGCATCGTGAACGACGACGGGGCCCGCGCAGCCGACCTGATAGTCAAGAAGTACGGAGTGCTCGGGCGGTTGACGGTTCTCGGGTCTCGTCTGCGTCGCGGTGCGGCGGGGACCGTGGAGATCAGAGTCCGGGACGTCGTGTAA
- a CDS encoding response regulator: protein MASDRGRVLVVDDEPQLLRALRINLRARGFEVITAADGASALAAAARHSPDVVVLDLGLPDMDGVTVLHGLRGWSTVPVIVLSARTDAADKVTALDAGADDYVTKPFGMEELLARLRAAIRRGAVVAGPTPSPVVRAGSIEVDLAATRVLRDGGPVRLTPTEWGILELLVRADGNLVSQREILGAVWGPAYVTQTNYLRVYLASLRRKLEDDPSRPAHLITEAGMGYRFMR, encoded by the coding sequence ATGGCATCCGATCGAGGCCGTGTCCTGGTCGTCGACGACGAACCGCAGCTGTTGCGAGCACTCCGGATCAATCTGCGGGCGCGCGGATTCGAGGTGATCACCGCCGCCGACGGTGCGAGCGCCCTCGCCGCTGCGGCGAGGCACTCTCCGGACGTGGTGGTCCTCGACCTCGGACTGCCCGATATGGACGGCGTCACCGTGCTGCACGGTCTGCGCGGGTGGAGCACCGTCCCGGTGATCGTCTTGTCGGCGCGCACGGACGCCGCCGACAAGGTGACCGCCCTCGACGCGGGTGCCGACGACTACGTGACCAAACCGTTCGGCATGGAGGAGCTGCTCGCGCGGCTGCGCGCCGCGATCCGCCGCGGGGCGGTCGTCGCCGGACCGACCCCGAGTCCGGTCGTCCGCGCCGGATCGATCGAGGTGGATCTCGCGGCGACCCGGGTGCTGCGCGACGGCGGCCCGGTCCGATTGACGCCCACCGAGTGGGGGATCCTGGAACTGCTGGTCCGCGCCGACGGGAACCTGGTGAGCCAACGCGAGATCCTCGGAGCCGTGTGGGGTCCGGCCTACGTGACGCAGACCAACTATCTGCGGGTGTACCTCGCGAGTCTGCGACGCAAGCTCGAAGACGATCCGTCCCGGCCCGCGCACTTGATCACCGAGGCCGGTATGGGTTATCGATTCATGCGTTGA